One part of the Populus alba chromosome 18, ASM523922v2, whole genome shotgun sequence genome encodes these proteins:
- the LOC118051614 gene encoding golgin candidate 1 isoform X3, translating into MASWLKVAEDLFENMDRKAKLVATELSDESSDLQPAASNGQGSKPKKMESRMEGGKKLSNKESPQASNASQELACIQMPQLDIASDNDRATLSVENEETLPSKIIAQTSTENLQDAGRDVTVAGVDSATSTSNGELLNEKDSDVPVEHPPPLPVKETQVVKEDHPIDDGQNIKSGEADVPVKTDQEKSQSTLTSSPVRKESSLKGADLEVETLVNEKKQLENKADTSPMTVQDQLDEAQGLLKTAVSSGQSKEARLARACAGLQSRLQEFKTENAQLEELLTAERELTKSYEGHIKQLQKDLSISKNEVARIESNMAEALAVKNSEIEALVSSMETSKKQLALSEGNLASMQANMESIMRNRELTETRMMQALREELASAERRAEEERTAHNATKMAAMEREVELEHRAVETSTALAKMQRIADERTTKAAELEQKVALLEVECASLNQELQDMEARARRGQKKSPEEANQMIQMQAWQEEVERARQGQRDAESKLSYTETEAQKMRVEMAAMKRDAEHYSRQEHVELEKRYRDLTDLLYYKQTQLEAMASEKAAAEFQLEKEVKRLQEAQVEAERSRVSRRTSSSWEEDNEMKELEPLPLYHRHMVGASIQLQKAAKILDSGAARVTRFLWRYPTARLILLFYLVFVHLFLMYLLHRLQEQADSFSAREVAESMGLANHTLP; encoded by the exons ATGGCGTCGTGGCTCAAAGTCGCAGAAG ATTTGTTCGAAAATATGGATCGAAAAGCAAAACTGGTTGCGACTGAATTGTCGGATGAGTCTTCTGATCTTCAACCAGCAG CTTCTAATGGGCAAGGATCCAAACCGAAGAAGATGGAGTCAAGGATGGAG GGTGGAAAGAAGCTCTCAAACAAAGAATCTCCCCAAGCAAGTAATGCTTCACAGGAGCTAGCTTGTATACAAATGCCACAACTAGACATCGCTTCTGATAATGATAGGGCTACGCTTTCTGTGGAAAATGAAGAGACCCTTCCTAGCAAGATCATAGCCCAAACAAGCACTGAGAACCTACAGGATGCTGGAAGGGATGTTACTGTTGCTGGTGTGGACTCTGCAACATCAACTTCTAATGGCGAGCTTCTCAATGAAAAGGATTCAGATGTTCCTGTAGAGCATCCCCCACCATTACCTGTGAAAGAGACGCAGGTTGTCAAAGAAGACCATCCTATTGATGATGGCCAAAATATCAAGTCAGGGGAGGCTGATGTTCCTGTAAAGACTGATCAAGAGAAATCGCAATCAACACTTACCAGCTCTCCTGTGCGTAAGGAAAGCTCATTGAAAGGTGCCGACCTTGAAGTCGAAACTCTTGTCAATGAAAAGAAGCAACTGGAGAACAAAGCTGACACTTCTCCTATGACAGTGCAAGACCAACTCGATGAG GCTCAAGGACTGCTGAAGACTGCAGTTTCCTCTGGTCAGTCAAAAGAAGCGAGGTTAGCTCGG GCTTGTGCTGGACTTCAAAGCCGCCTTCAAGAATTTAAAACTGAAAATGCTCAGCTGGAAGAACTTCTCACTGCCGAG AGAGAGCTGACCAAATCATACGAGGGTCACATAAAGCAGCTACAGAAGGATTTGTCAATATCTAAAAACGAAGTAGCTAGGATAGAGTCAAATATGGCTGAAGCTTTGGCAGTGAAGAACTCTGAAATCGAGGCACTTGTCAGTTCTATGGAGACAAGCAAGAAACAGCTTGCTTTATCTGAAGGAAATCTGGCTTCAATGCAG GCAAACATGGAGTCTATTATGAGAAACAGGGAACTGACAGAGACAAGGATGATGCAG GCTCTGCGAGAGGAGCTGGCTTCGGCTGAACGGAGGGCGGAAGAAGAACGTACAGCACATAATGCTACAAAAATG GCAGCTATGGAAAGGGAAGTGGAATTGGAACATAGAGCAGTTGAGACATCCACTGCCCTTGCTAAGATGCAG AGAATTGCAGATGAGAGGACAACGAAGGCAGCTGAACTTGAGCAAAAGGTGGCACTACTTGAG GTTGAATGTGCATCTCTTAATCAAGAGCTGCAAGATATGGAAGCTCGTGCTCGCCGTGGACAAAAGAAGTCCCCAGAAGAGGCAAATCAAATGATTCAG ATGCAGGCGTGGCAGGAAGAAGTGGAACGTGCACGCCAAGGTCAGAGAGATGCTGAGAGCAAGCTTTCTTATACAGAG ACTGAAGCGCAGAAAATGAGAGTTGAAATGGCTGCCATGAAGAGGGATGCTGAGCACTATTCACGTCAG GAACATGTGGAGTTAGAGAAGCGCTACCGTGATCTAACTGACCTATTG TACTACAAGCAAACTCAATTAGAAGCCATGGCTAGTGAAAAAGCAGCTGCAGAGTTTCAGTTGGAGAAGGAAGTAAAACGTCTTCAAGAAGCACAG GTTGAGGCAGAAAGAAGTAGAGTTTCTCGCCGGACATCGTCATCTTGGGAAGAAGACAATGAAATGAAGGAACTAGA GCCACTTCCCTTGTATCACCGTCACATGGTTGGGGCAAGTATACAG TTGCAAAAGGCAGCAAAAATATTGGATTCAGGGGCTGCCAGAGTCACTAGATTTTTATGGCGTTATCCAACTGCTAGACTTATTTTGCTTTTCTATTTG GTATTTGTCCATCTTTTCTTGATGTATTTATTGCATCGCCTTCAG GAACAAGCAGATAGTTTTTCTGCTAGAGAAGTTGCTGAATCTATGGGTCTCGCTAACCATACCTTACCATAA
- the LOC118051614 gene encoding golgin candidate 1 isoform X9: MASWLKVAEDLFENMDRKAKLVATELSDESSDLQPAASNGQGSKPKKMESRMEGGKKLSNKESPQASNASQELACIQMPQLDIASDNDRATLSVENEETLPSKIIAQTSTENLQDAGRDVTVAGVDSATSTSNGELLNEKDSDVPVEHPPPLPVKETQVVKEDHPIDDGQNIKSGEADVPVKTDQEKSQSTLTSSPVRKESSLKGADLEVETLVNEKKQLENKADTSPMTVQDQLDEAQGLLKTAVSSGQSKEARLARACAGLQSRLQEFKTENAQLEELLTAERELTKSYEGHIKQLQKDLSISKNEVARIESNMAEALAVKNSEIEALVSSMETSKKQLALSEGNLASMQANMESIMRNRELTETRMMQALREELASAERRAEEERTAHNATKMAAMEREVELEHRAVETSTALAKMQRIADERTTKAAELEQKVALLEVECASLNQELQDMEARARRGQKKSPEEANQMIQMQAWQEEVERARQGQRDAESKLSYTETEAQKMRVEMAAMKRDAEHYSRQEHVELEKRYRDLTDLLYYKQTQLEAMASEKAAAEFQLEKEVKRLQEAQVEAERSRVSRRTSSSWEEDNEMKELEPLPLYHRHMVGASIQEQADSFSAREVAESMGLANHTLP, encoded by the exons ATGGCGTCGTGGCTCAAAGTCGCAGAAG ATTTGTTCGAAAATATGGATCGAAAAGCAAAACTGGTTGCGACTGAATTGTCGGATGAGTCTTCTGATCTTCAACCAGCAG CTTCTAATGGGCAAGGATCCAAACCGAAGAAGATGGAGTCAAGGATGGAG GGTGGAAAGAAGCTCTCAAACAAAGAATCTCCCCAAGCAAGTAATGCTTCACAGGAGCTAGCTTGTATACAAATGCCACAACTAGACATCGCTTCTGATAATGATAGGGCTACGCTTTCTGTGGAAAATGAAGAGACCCTTCCTAGCAAGATCATAGCCCAAACAAGCACTGAGAACCTACAGGATGCTGGAAGGGATGTTACTGTTGCTGGTGTGGACTCTGCAACATCAACTTCTAATGGCGAGCTTCTCAATGAAAAGGATTCAGATGTTCCTGTAGAGCATCCCCCACCATTACCTGTGAAAGAGACGCAGGTTGTCAAAGAAGACCATCCTATTGATGATGGCCAAAATATCAAGTCAGGGGAGGCTGATGTTCCTGTAAAGACTGATCAAGAGAAATCGCAATCAACACTTACCAGCTCTCCTGTGCGTAAGGAAAGCTCATTGAAAGGTGCCGACCTTGAAGTCGAAACTCTTGTCAATGAAAAGAAGCAACTGGAGAACAAAGCTGACACTTCTCCTATGACAGTGCAAGACCAACTCGATGAG GCTCAAGGACTGCTGAAGACTGCAGTTTCCTCTGGTCAGTCAAAAGAAGCGAGGTTAGCTCGG GCTTGTGCTGGACTTCAAAGCCGCCTTCAAGAATTTAAAACTGAAAATGCTCAGCTGGAAGAACTTCTCACTGCCGAG AGAGAGCTGACCAAATCATACGAGGGTCACATAAAGCAGCTACAGAAGGATTTGTCAATATCTAAAAACGAAGTAGCTAGGATAGAGTCAAATATGGCTGAAGCTTTGGCAGTGAAGAACTCTGAAATCGAGGCACTTGTCAGTTCTATGGAGACAAGCAAGAAACAGCTTGCTTTATCTGAAGGAAATCTGGCTTCAATGCAG GCAAACATGGAGTCTATTATGAGAAACAGGGAACTGACAGAGACAAGGATGATGCAG GCTCTGCGAGAGGAGCTGGCTTCGGCTGAACGGAGGGCGGAAGAAGAACGTACAGCACATAATGCTACAAAAATG GCAGCTATGGAAAGGGAAGTGGAATTGGAACATAGAGCAGTTGAGACATCCACTGCCCTTGCTAAGATGCAG AGAATTGCAGATGAGAGGACAACGAAGGCAGCTGAACTTGAGCAAAAGGTGGCACTACTTGAG GTTGAATGTGCATCTCTTAATCAAGAGCTGCAAGATATGGAAGCTCGTGCTCGCCGTGGACAAAAGAAGTCCCCAGAAGAGGCAAATCAAATGATTCAG ATGCAGGCGTGGCAGGAAGAAGTGGAACGTGCACGCCAAGGTCAGAGAGATGCTGAGAGCAAGCTTTCTTATACAGAG ACTGAAGCGCAGAAAATGAGAGTTGAAATGGCTGCCATGAAGAGGGATGCTGAGCACTATTCACGTCAG GAACATGTGGAGTTAGAGAAGCGCTACCGTGATCTAACTGACCTATTG TACTACAAGCAAACTCAATTAGAAGCCATGGCTAGTGAAAAAGCAGCTGCAGAGTTTCAGTTGGAGAAGGAAGTAAAACGTCTTCAAGAAGCACAG GTTGAGGCAGAAAGAAGTAGAGTTTCTCGCCGGACATCGTCATCTTGGGAAGAAGACAATGAAATGAAGGAACTAGA GCCACTTCCCTTGTATCACCGTCACATGGTTGGGGCAAGTATACAG GAACAAGCAGATAGTTTTTCTGCTAGAGAAGTTGCTGAATCTATGGGTCTCGCTAACCATACCTTACCATAA
- the LOC118051614 gene encoding golgin candidate 1 isoform X2 yields the protein MASWLKVAEDLFENMDRKAKLVATELSDESSDLQPAASNGQGSKPKKMESRMEGGKKLSNKESPQASNASQELACIQMPQLDIASDNDRATLSVENEETLPSKIIAQTSTENLQDAGRDVTVAGVDSATSTSNGELLNEKDSDVPVEHPPPLPVKETQVVKEDHPIDDGQNIKSGEADVPVKTDQEKSQSTLTSSPVRKESSLKGADLEVETLVNEKKQLENKADTSPMTVQDQLDEAQGLLKTAVSSGQSKEARLARACAGLQSRLQEFKTENAQLEELLTAERELTKSYEGHIKQLQKDLSISKNEVARIESNMAEALAVKNSEIEALVSSMETSKKQLALSEGNLASMQANMESIMRNRELTETRMMQALREELASAERRAEEERTAHNATKMAAMEREVELEHRAVETSTALAKMQRIADERTTKAAELEQKVALLEVECASLNQELQDMEARARRGQKKSPEEANQMIQAWQEEVERARQGQRDAESKLSYTETEAQKMRVEMAAMKRDAEHYSRQEHVELEKRYRDLTDLLYYKQTQLEAMASEKAAAEFQLEKEVKRLQEAQACLYVEAERSRVSRRTSSSWEEDNEMKELEPLPLYHRHMVGASIQLQKAAKILDSGAARVTRFLWRYPTARLILLFYLVFVHLFLMYLLHRLQEQADSFSAREVAESMGLANHTLP from the exons ATGGCGTCGTGGCTCAAAGTCGCAGAAG ATTTGTTCGAAAATATGGATCGAAAAGCAAAACTGGTTGCGACTGAATTGTCGGATGAGTCTTCTGATCTTCAACCAGCAG CTTCTAATGGGCAAGGATCCAAACCGAAGAAGATGGAGTCAAGGATGGAG GGTGGAAAGAAGCTCTCAAACAAAGAATCTCCCCAAGCAAGTAATGCTTCACAGGAGCTAGCTTGTATACAAATGCCACAACTAGACATCGCTTCTGATAATGATAGGGCTACGCTTTCTGTGGAAAATGAAGAGACCCTTCCTAGCAAGATCATAGCCCAAACAAGCACTGAGAACCTACAGGATGCTGGAAGGGATGTTACTGTTGCTGGTGTGGACTCTGCAACATCAACTTCTAATGGCGAGCTTCTCAATGAAAAGGATTCAGATGTTCCTGTAGAGCATCCCCCACCATTACCTGTGAAAGAGACGCAGGTTGTCAAAGAAGACCATCCTATTGATGATGGCCAAAATATCAAGTCAGGGGAGGCTGATGTTCCTGTAAAGACTGATCAAGAGAAATCGCAATCAACACTTACCAGCTCTCCTGTGCGTAAGGAAAGCTCATTGAAAGGTGCCGACCTTGAAGTCGAAACTCTTGTCAATGAAAAGAAGCAACTGGAGAACAAAGCTGACACTTCTCCTATGACAGTGCAAGACCAACTCGATGAG GCTCAAGGACTGCTGAAGACTGCAGTTTCCTCTGGTCAGTCAAAAGAAGCGAGGTTAGCTCGG GCTTGTGCTGGACTTCAAAGCCGCCTTCAAGAATTTAAAACTGAAAATGCTCAGCTGGAAGAACTTCTCACTGCCGAG AGAGAGCTGACCAAATCATACGAGGGTCACATAAAGCAGCTACAGAAGGATTTGTCAATATCTAAAAACGAAGTAGCTAGGATAGAGTCAAATATGGCTGAAGCTTTGGCAGTGAAGAACTCTGAAATCGAGGCACTTGTCAGTTCTATGGAGACAAGCAAGAAACAGCTTGCTTTATCTGAAGGAAATCTGGCTTCAATGCAG GCAAACATGGAGTCTATTATGAGAAACAGGGAACTGACAGAGACAAGGATGATGCAG GCTCTGCGAGAGGAGCTGGCTTCGGCTGAACGGAGGGCGGAAGAAGAACGTACAGCACATAATGCTACAAAAATG GCAGCTATGGAAAGGGAAGTGGAATTGGAACATAGAGCAGTTGAGACATCCACTGCCCTTGCTAAGATGCAG AGAATTGCAGATGAGAGGACAACGAAGGCAGCTGAACTTGAGCAAAAGGTGGCACTACTTGAG GTTGAATGTGCATCTCTTAATCAAGAGCTGCAAGATATGGAAGCTCGTGCTCGCCGTGGACAAAAGAAGTCCCCAGAAGAGGCAAATCAAATGATTCAG GCGTGGCAGGAAGAAGTGGAACGTGCACGCCAAGGTCAGAGAGATGCTGAGAGCAAGCTTTCTTATACAGAG ACTGAAGCGCAGAAAATGAGAGTTGAAATGGCTGCCATGAAGAGGGATGCTGAGCACTATTCACGTCAG GAACATGTGGAGTTAGAGAAGCGCTACCGTGATCTAACTGACCTATTG TACTACAAGCAAACTCAATTAGAAGCCATGGCTAGTGAAAAAGCAGCTGCAGAGTTTCAGTTGGAGAAGGAAGTAAAACGTCTTCAAGAAGCACAGGCGTGTCTTTAT GTTGAGGCAGAAAGAAGTAGAGTTTCTCGCCGGACATCGTCATCTTGGGAAGAAGACAATGAAATGAAGGAACTAGA GCCACTTCCCTTGTATCACCGTCACATGGTTGGGGCAAGTATACAG TTGCAAAAGGCAGCAAAAATATTGGATTCAGGGGCTGCCAGAGTCACTAGATTTTTATGGCGTTATCCAACTGCTAGACTTATTTTGCTTTTCTATTTG GTATTTGTCCATCTTTTCTTGATGTATTTATTGCATCGCCTTCAG GAACAAGCAGATAGTTTTTCTGCTAGAGAAGTTGCTGAATCTATGGGTCTCGCTAACCATACCTTACCATAA
- the LOC118051614 gene encoding golgin candidate 1 isoform X8, translating to MASWLKVAEDLFENMDRKAKLVATELSDESSDLQPAASNGQGSKPKKMESRMEGGKKLSNKESPQASNASQELACIQMPQLDIASDNDRATLSVENEETLPSKIIAQTSTENLQDAGRDVTVAGVDSATSTSNGELLNEKDSDVPVEHPPPLPVKETQVVKEDHPIDDGQNIKSGEADVPVKTDQEKSQSTLTSSPVRKESSLKGADLEVETLVNEKKQLENKADTSPMTVQDQLDEAQGLLKTAVSSGQSKEARLARACAGLQSRLQEFKTENAQLEELLTAERELTKSYEGHIKQLQKDLSISKNEVARIESNMAEALAVKNSEIEALVSSMETSKKQLALSEGNLASMQANMESIMRNRELTETRMMQALREELASAERRAEEERTAHNATKMAAMEREVELEHRAVETSTALAKMQRIADERTTKAAELEQKVALLEVECASLNQELQDMEARARRGQKKSPEEANQMIQMQAWQEEVERARQGQRDAESKLSYTETEAQKMRVEMAAMKRDAEHYSRQEHVELEKRYRDLTDLLYYKQTQLEAMASEKAAAEFQLEKEVKRLQEAQACLYVEAERSRVSRRTSSSWEEDNEMKELEPLPLYHRHMVGASIQEQADSFSAREVAESMGLANHTLP from the exons ATGGCGTCGTGGCTCAAAGTCGCAGAAG ATTTGTTCGAAAATATGGATCGAAAAGCAAAACTGGTTGCGACTGAATTGTCGGATGAGTCTTCTGATCTTCAACCAGCAG CTTCTAATGGGCAAGGATCCAAACCGAAGAAGATGGAGTCAAGGATGGAG GGTGGAAAGAAGCTCTCAAACAAAGAATCTCCCCAAGCAAGTAATGCTTCACAGGAGCTAGCTTGTATACAAATGCCACAACTAGACATCGCTTCTGATAATGATAGGGCTACGCTTTCTGTGGAAAATGAAGAGACCCTTCCTAGCAAGATCATAGCCCAAACAAGCACTGAGAACCTACAGGATGCTGGAAGGGATGTTACTGTTGCTGGTGTGGACTCTGCAACATCAACTTCTAATGGCGAGCTTCTCAATGAAAAGGATTCAGATGTTCCTGTAGAGCATCCCCCACCATTACCTGTGAAAGAGACGCAGGTTGTCAAAGAAGACCATCCTATTGATGATGGCCAAAATATCAAGTCAGGGGAGGCTGATGTTCCTGTAAAGACTGATCAAGAGAAATCGCAATCAACACTTACCAGCTCTCCTGTGCGTAAGGAAAGCTCATTGAAAGGTGCCGACCTTGAAGTCGAAACTCTTGTCAATGAAAAGAAGCAACTGGAGAACAAAGCTGACACTTCTCCTATGACAGTGCAAGACCAACTCGATGAG GCTCAAGGACTGCTGAAGACTGCAGTTTCCTCTGGTCAGTCAAAAGAAGCGAGGTTAGCTCGG GCTTGTGCTGGACTTCAAAGCCGCCTTCAAGAATTTAAAACTGAAAATGCTCAGCTGGAAGAACTTCTCACTGCCGAG AGAGAGCTGACCAAATCATACGAGGGTCACATAAAGCAGCTACAGAAGGATTTGTCAATATCTAAAAACGAAGTAGCTAGGATAGAGTCAAATATGGCTGAAGCTTTGGCAGTGAAGAACTCTGAAATCGAGGCACTTGTCAGTTCTATGGAGACAAGCAAGAAACAGCTTGCTTTATCTGAAGGAAATCTGGCTTCAATGCAG GCAAACATGGAGTCTATTATGAGAAACAGGGAACTGACAGAGACAAGGATGATGCAG GCTCTGCGAGAGGAGCTGGCTTCGGCTGAACGGAGGGCGGAAGAAGAACGTACAGCACATAATGCTACAAAAATG GCAGCTATGGAAAGGGAAGTGGAATTGGAACATAGAGCAGTTGAGACATCCACTGCCCTTGCTAAGATGCAG AGAATTGCAGATGAGAGGACAACGAAGGCAGCTGAACTTGAGCAAAAGGTGGCACTACTTGAG GTTGAATGTGCATCTCTTAATCAAGAGCTGCAAGATATGGAAGCTCGTGCTCGCCGTGGACAAAAGAAGTCCCCAGAAGAGGCAAATCAAATGATTCAG ATGCAGGCGTGGCAGGAAGAAGTGGAACGTGCACGCCAAGGTCAGAGAGATGCTGAGAGCAAGCTTTCTTATACAGAG ACTGAAGCGCAGAAAATGAGAGTTGAAATGGCTGCCATGAAGAGGGATGCTGAGCACTATTCACGTCAG GAACATGTGGAGTTAGAGAAGCGCTACCGTGATCTAACTGACCTATTG TACTACAAGCAAACTCAATTAGAAGCCATGGCTAGTGAAAAAGCAGCTGCAGAGTTTCAGTTGGAGAAGGAAGTAAAACGTCTTCAAGAAGCACAGGCGTGTCTTTAT GTTGAGGCAGAAAGAAGTAGAGTTTCTCGCCGGACATCGTCATCTTGGGAAGAAGACAATGAAATGAAGGAACTAGA GCCACTTCCCTTGTATCACCGTCACATGGTTGGGGCAAGTATACAG GAACAAGCAGATAGTTTTTCTGCTAGAGAAGTTGCTGAATCTATGGGTCTCGCTAACCATACCTTACCATAA
- the LOC118051614 gene encoding golgin candidate 1 isoform X1, which produces MASWLKVAEDLFENMDRKAKLVATELSDESSDLQPAASNGQGSKPKKMESRMEGGKKLSNKESPQASNASQELACIQMPQLDIASDNDRATLSVENEETLPSKIIAQTSTENLQDAGRDVTVAGVDSATSTSNGELLNEKDSDVPVEHPPPLPVKETQVVKEDHPIDDGQNIKSGEADVPVKTDQEKSQSTLTSSPVRKESSLKGADLEVETLVNEKKQLENKADTSPMTVQDQLDEAQGLLKTAVSSGQSKEARLARACAGLQSRLQEFKTENAQLEELLTAERELTKSYEGHIKQLQKDLSISKNEVARIESNMAEALAVKNSEIEALVSSMETSKKQLALSEGNLASMQANMESIMRNRELTETRMMQALREELASAERRAEEERTAHNATKMAAMEREVELEHRAVETSTALAKMQRIADERTTKAAELEQKVALLEVECASLNQELQDMEARARRGQKKSPEEANQMIQMQAWQEEVERARQGQRDAESKLSYTETEAQKMRVEMAAMKRDAEHYSRQEHVELEKRYRDLTDLLYYKQTQLEAMASEKAAAEFQLEKEVKRLQEAQACLYVEAERSRVSRRTSSSWEEDNEMKELEPLPLYHRHMVGASIQLQKAAKILDSGAARVTRFLWRYPTARLILLFYLVFVHLFLMYLLHRLQEQADSFSAREVAESMGLANHTLP; this is translated from the exons ATGGCGTCGTGGCTCAAAGTCGCAGAAG ATTTGTTCGAAAATATGGATCGAAAAGCAAAACTGGTTGCGACTGAATTGTCGGATGAGTCTTCTGATCTTCAACCAGCAG CTTCTAATGGGCAAGGATCCAAACCGAAGAAGATGGAGTCAAGGATGGAG GGTGGAAAGAAGCTCTCAAACAAAGAATCTCCCCAAGCAAGTAATGCTTCACAGGAGCTAGCTTGTATACAAATGCCACAACTAGACATCGCTTCTGATAATGATAGGGCTACGCTTTCTGTGGAAAATGAAGAGACCCTTCCTAGCAAGATCATAGCCCAAACAAGCACTGAGAACCTACAGGATGCTGGAAGGGATGTTACTGTTGCTGGTGTGGACTCTGCAACATCAACTTCTAATGGCGAGCTTCTCAATGAAAAGGATTCAGATGTTCCTGTAGAGCATCCCCCACCATTACCTGTGAAAGAGACGCAGGTTGTCAAAGAAGACCATCCTATTGATGATGGCCAAAATATCAAGTCAGGGGAGGCTGATGTTCCTGTAAAGACTGATCAAGAGAAATCGCAATCAACACTTACCAGCTCTCCTGTGCGTAAGGAAAGCTCATTGAAAGGTGCCGACCTTGAAGTCGAAACTCTTGTCAATGAAAAGAAGCAACTGGAGAACAAAGCTGACACTTCTCCTATGACAGTGCAAGACCAACTCGATGAG GCTCAAGGACTGCTGAAGACTGCAGTTTCCTCTGGTCAGTCAAAAGAAGCGAGGTTAGCTCGG GCTTGTGCTGGACTTCAAAGCCGCCTTCAAGAATTTAAAACTGAAAATGCTCAGCTGGAAGAACTTCTCACTGCCGAG AGAGAGCTGACCAAATCATACGAGGGTCACATAAAGCAGCTACAGAAGGATTTGTCAATATCTAAAAACGAAGTAGCTAGGATAGAGTCAAATATGGCTGAAGCTTTGGCAGTGAAGAACTCTGAAATCGAGGCACTTGTCAGTTCTATGGAGACAAGCAAGAAACAGCTTGCTTTATCTGAAGGAAATCTGGCTTCAATGCAG GCAAACATGGAGTCTATTATGAGAAACAGGGAACTGACAGAGACAAGGATGATGCAG GCTCTGCGAGAGGAGCTGGCTTCGGCTGAACGGAGGGCGGAAGAAGAACGTACAGCACATAATGCTACAAAAATG GCAGCTATGGAAAGGGAAGTGGAATTGGAACATAGAGCAGTTGAGACATCCACTGCCCTTGCTAAGATGCAG AGAATTGCAGATGAGAGGACAACGAAGGCAGCTGAACTTGAGCAAAAGGTGGCACTACTTGAG GTTGAATGTGCATCTCTTAATCAAGAGCTGCAAGATATGGAAGCTCGTGCTCGCCGTGGACAAAAGAAGTCCCCAGAAGAGGCAAATCAAATGATTCAG ATGCAGGCGTGGCAGGAAGAAGTGGAACGTGCACGCCAAGGTCAGAGAGATGCTGAGAGCAAGCTTTCTTATACAGAG ACTGAAGCGCAGAAAATGAGAGTTGAAATGGCTGCCATGAAGAGGGATGCTGAGCACTATTCACGTCAG GAACATGTGGAGTTAGAGAAGCGCTACCGTGATCTAACTGACCTATTG TACTACAAGCAAACTCAATTAGAAGCCATGGCTAGTGAAAAAGCAGCTGCAGAGTTTCAGTTGGAGAAGGAAGTAAAACGTCTTCAAGAAGCACAGGCGTGTCTTTAT GTTGAGGCAGAAAGAAGTAGAGTTTCTCGCCGGACATCGTCATCTTGGGAAGAAGACAATGAAATGAAGGAACTAGA GCCACTTCCCTTGTATCACCGTCACATGGTTGGGGCAAGTATACAG TTGCAAAAGGCAGCAAAAATATTGGATTCAGGGGCTGCCAGAGTCACTAGATTTTTATGGCGTTATCCAACTGCTAGACTTATTTTGCTTTTCTATTTG GTATTTGTCCATCTTTTCTTGATGTATTTATTGCATCGCCTTCAG GAACAAGCAGATAGTTTTTCTGCTAGAGAAGTTGCTGAATCTATGGGTCTCGCTAACCATACCTTACCATAA